The Colias croceus chromosome 2, ilColCroc2.1 region tatataagaagatattatatagatattgttttatgtttaataaaattctattggTTGAAGCgtgatgttatataatattatgtataaaatattcctCTAATATTCCTGGATTATCCAACccaaaatacattttcattagGTCTATACTTTTTTCTTGAGATTAGGGCGTTCAAACAATTACCTATAAAACACAAATTCTTCAGTCAATATTAGTGAACATCATTCCAGATATACTAAAaaggtacatacctatattaaggttcgcattttaaataaattaaattgattgcAGGGGCTACTCTACAAGGCGATGATAAAGTAGCACCTTTTAGCGACGACAATGGTGAAGACAACTATAAAGTGTCGTCTTTAAGCGGAGATAGTGGTGAAGACGATGATGAAGAAATGGCTTCATTTGAAGACAACAgtgaaattagaaaaaaacgTTCAATTGAAGCTAATGCTGAAGAAGACGATGAAATAGCTCCGTTGCCTTCTAGTGAAGGCAACGGAGAAGGAGACGGTGAAGGAGTACCTTCAATTAGCAACAATGAAGTCGACACTAAAATAGTAGGAGGTAAAAAAGCACCAGACGGAGCGTACCCACACCAAGTATCGCTAAAGAGAAGCACTTGGACGGAATTCCACTTCTGCGGCGGATCCATCATCTTCCCAAAATGGGTGTTAACAGCTGCCCATTGCACGAAagagtaaatatattatgtagaagaaattaaatcattttttccCATTGTATGCTATGTACATACTTATAACTTTcatcttaataaataatacggTAGATAATGTCCTTTCCTAGAACCTCTTTATAGTAAAGCTTGAGCGAttggaaattttaaaataagaaaaaataatggtTATCTCTtttcttatacatattatttgtgtAGTTTACAGGCTGAAGAAATAACAGTACTAGCTGGAACGAACACAATTTCGTCAGGCGGCTCCAGATATGAAGTAGCCCAAATAGTAAATCATGAGAAATTTAATAGATCATTGTTGGTTAACGATATCGCACTTCTTGAGACAAAAAATGAATTCGAGTTCGGCCCGAAAATCGCTCCCATAGCCTTGGCATCAAAGGAAACCCCCGTTGGAACAGAAACAACAGCGGTTGGATGGGGAGTCATTCGTGTGAGTCGCTCATATTATCGATACCAAATtgcaataaattttacatattttttaaacacgtAATTTTCTCTTTTCAAGAAAAACCTCCTAACCAGTTATTTAAACACGTAGTCAAATCGGGGGTCGTCAAATTTTAATacgctataaaataaatatttaatctttCAGAACAGAAATGTGTTACCGGACGATTTACAAATGCTAACTATGTATACAGTATCTTTGGATAAATGTATAGAAGCCTACCAGAAAGTGCAGAATCGATATCCAATAACAGAGAGCCACATATGCGCACAATTGAGACCACAAACAGCTACATGTTCGGTGAATAGTTTTTTTTGCCTTTTTCAGATTTAGTATAAAATTGTGACGAGGTCTGTACAGATATACTACCAATTCATAACAGTGttctttcaaaatttataGCAGTGTTAAATCATACAGCATATTTTAGACTATAGTACATATCCATTATGGCTTTCTACATTATATCGATAtgtagaataattaatactatttttattatcatcatcatcgtcatcataatataacattatccATATTGAAGGCCGTGGTCCTAGACACTAAACCACTgctcaatataaataatggatgaaaataaaactcaaCAAGTTTTAAACAGGCTATCTGAAGTATTATGGCAAACTATGAAACCGGCCCCAAACcaattaactaaaaaaaattgtgagggtgcacaattaaaattatttcttcaaacttatcattcaaataatttttcacgACTTCGAGCtctattttattgaagtgaaacttcttaaggcgcgttgagagtaaaattttaaatcatggaaataccgtcacgtcatggagtaaggtgacaattttggtatctttgaatcttgccaaagaagtttcatttctgacacgtgtgctcgcacacacgctcttttttactgtttaactTTATGTTTCCAGGGTGACTCTGGTGGTCCTCTTATTGCTGATGATGAGATCATAGGCATTGTGTCTTTTAACGTTAAACCTTGTGGTAAAGACTTTCCAGATGTATTCGCCAAGGTGTATTCTTTCGTCGATTGGATAAAAGATAAAGTTGGTTCAGaataatgaatgaatttaCCAGAATAAAGATATCCATTATGTATTaatcaatgaataaaatattatcatttaattcttttttttttatttcttgataTCGAGTTGacctgaatttttttttttctataaactGTTGATATAGAGATGACctgatttttttctaatacCATATCAGAGTGTCCTTAAATTAGAtatggtctaagatccgaatataagtcgaaatgcaacggcgtgataatagaatgagaccaatctatatatatatactagcttaccgcccgcggcttcgcccgctttctctaaaacgatttgagatttgaactatctctcaagttggattgaactgcacataatgcgaattttattataatcggttaaatggtttaggagtccattgaggataaacattgtgacacgagatttatatatattaagatatatatataactcaaaggtgactgatatagtgatctatcaacgcacagcccaaaccactggacgtatcgggctgaaatttggcatgcaggtagatgtcataacgtaggcgtcccttAAGCCCCCCCATCAGTTCCAAGCCTTGTCGTGGCCGGGGGGGCTCAGTAGCTTGGAGTGCACTCGTGTAGGTACTCTGAGTGAAGCCAATTGGACGCGGAGGGGCTGAAAGGCCGGTCTGTCGTCTGACGACACGATTGGTTCGACGGCCAGGGATCCATATAGCTGGCTGGCTGGCTTGAAGGCCGGCTGGCCGGGCTGGCTGGAACCGGCTGGTCACACCGGCTGCCTCGCTGGCTGGCTAGGGGGCCGGCTGGCAGGCTGGCTGAAACCGGCTGCTCCACCGGTTGGCTGGCTGGTTGCTTTGAGCCGCGGCGGCTGGCTGGCATGCTGTCACCGGCTGGTTGTCCggctggctggctggctggctggATGGCTGGCTAGCTGGCTAGGATCCTCCGGGGGGCCAGGATTGGCTCAGGTGCCGTTGTGGTACGGCGAGGTATGGCGGCTAGTGGTCGCGGCCTGGCAATTTGGCTGGGCAAAATGGGGTTGGAAGGTCGATCGGGGCTCATTTGGGTCTCGTTCCGACCGACTGGCAGGGGGCTGCGCTTTGCGGCGGTGGATGGCGGCCAGAGGCCGCGCGCGTTGATTTTTGTTGGTAGTCTAACTACCAACAAAACAGGGGGCGGGATCCCGACGCGTCACTTTTGTGACACGCGGTGACTCCTGTAGGTGGGTGTAGGGCGGCGGCTGTCCTGAGACAGCCGTCTGCCAACTCGTAATCCGGTCCGTGGGGCCGGACCGAGGGCCGCCACCTCTGGTGTGAGGTGGGGGCTGCGAGGGAAACCTCTATAAAAGTGCGCCGGAGGGTCCTTCGACGCGTGAATCACGTTTCAGAGGGCCTTTCGGCGCGCGCCCTTCGGCCGGTCGGTGCTGGGGTCGAGGGTTTGGGGAACGCCGATGATGGAACGGGGAACAATCCATCATCGGCGAGCGGGTGGCGTGAGCTCGTGTACAGCTTGCGCCGCCCTGGGGTGGGCATTTGGTGGagggcctggaaacgggcaaGTGGCGGagggcctggaaacgggcaaCTGCTGGGCGGGACATGCGGAAGATTGCGAATGTGTACCCGCATCCCGTCTAAAGCAGCGCGTTGGTACAcggtggggttttagtcggtaggaatccgacataacccacggctccttccccgggagccgtgggtatcttaggcaagatttccccacttgaaaaaaaaaaaaaaaaaaaaaaaaaaaaaaaaaaaaaggcgtcccttaagaaaggattttagaaaattcatcctccaacttataccatgaaaatttatcttttccacgcaagcgaagctgcgggcaacagttttataataaatttagtgtattaaaaaatgtattaaaaatgggttgactgggaatatcctggacaggacatttttaatgaatttaaaaaaaacattttttttttaattaattgcagtatcaacataataaaaaaataatagactTATAGCACAGTATTACCATATTTTACCATATTTTCTACAGTATGGCGACGAATGTACTTGTGCAGAGAAACGGAGGGGAAATGGCGGGGGGTCGGGCGACGCGGGCCGCTTAATGCAATCACGCTGAGTTTGCATTAACTATCGCGAAAGGACGACGCagtcgtattttttatgtaataattttattatacataggtacttacatattcTATTATGGCGCGCAAAAACTGTTCCGTTTTCGGATGTAAATCTACATTGAAATTCCAGAAGGAAACAATATTTCAGAAagattgtattaattgtatctGTTGAATTCAAATCAAAGCTATGTATATGTTGTcctcattattttctaatcaGATTGTACATCCCAATGTGCATGCATTACTTAGTTAAATGGTATATGTCGGCGCAACGACAATAAACGACTACCGTcaaactactaaataattataactagctaaagtttacttaaatctttttaaataagtggttaaattaacgaaataattaatgtttgttaaaaatgataaaaattcattgcaaAAATAAGAGTGGCAACACTCTCAAACTAATTCTTGTGAGTcatggtttaatttaaatacgagCGTCCGACGGCACAGAGCACATTCACGCGCCGGGCGTTGGAGCGTTCGGAGCTCTCTCTGTAATTACGACGTGGAATAAAAGGGCagtaaaaatacctacaggCGTTCTACTTCGAGTATGAGCGCCTGccctgatgatgatgatggtgaCGTCAGAATTGCTGACGTCACCTTTTAAAAATAGCCTTCGGGCCCCTT contains the following coding sequences:
- the LOC123699115 gene encoding chymotrypsin-2-like, translating into MASFEDNSEIRKKRSIEANAEEDDEIAPLPSSEGNGEGDGEGVPSISNNEVDTKIVGGKKAPDGAYPHQVSLKRSTWTEFHFCGGSIIFPKWVLTAAHCTKDLQAEEITVLAGTNTISSGGSRYEVAQIVNHEKFNRSLLVNDIA